From Orcinus orca chromosome 3, mOrcOrc1.1, whole genome shotgun sequence, a single genomic window includes:
- the RACK1 gene encoding receptor of activated protein C kinase 1: protein MTEQMTLRGTLKGHNGWVTQIATTPQFPDMILSASRDKTIIMWKLTRDETNYGIPQRALRGHSHFVSDVVISSDGQFALSGSWDGTLRLWDLTTGTTTRRFVGHTKDVLSVAFSSDNRQIVSGSRDKTIKLWNTLGVCKYTVQDESHSEWVSCVRFSPNSSNPIIVSCGWDKLVKVWNLANCKLKTNHIGHTGYLNTVTVSPDGSLCASGGKDGQAMLWDLNEGKHLYTLDGGDIINALCFSPNRYWLCAATGPSIKIWDLEGKIIVDELKQEVISTSSKAEPPQCTSLAWSADGQTLFAGYTDNLVRVWQVTIGTR from the exons ATGACCGAACAGATGACCCTTCGTGGCACCCTCAAGGGCCACAACGGCTGGGTGACCCAGATCGCTACCACTCCCCAGTTCCCGGACATGATACTGTCCGCCTCTCGAG ACAAGACCATCATCATGTGGAAGCTGACCAGAGATGAGACCAACTACGGTATCCCACAGCGTGCTCTTCGGGGTCACTCCCACTTTGTTAGTGACGTGGTCATCTCCTCAGATGGCCAGTTTGCCCTCTCAGGCTCCTGGGATGGAACCCTTCGCCTCTGGGATCTCACAAC GGGCACCACCACGCGCCGATTTGTAGGCCATACCAAGGATGTGCTGAGTGTGGCCTTCTCTTCTGACAACCGGCAAATTGTCTCTGGCTCCCGAGATAAAACCATCAAGCTATGGAATACTCTGGGTGTATGCAAATACACTGTCCAG GATGAGAGCCACTCAGAGTGGGTGTCTTGCGTCCGCTTCTCGCCCAACAGCAGCAATCCCATTATTGTCTCCTGTGGCTGGGACAAGTTGGTCAAG GTATGGAACTTGGCAAACTGTAAGCTGAAGACCAATCACATTGGCCACACAGGCTACCTGAACACTGTGACCGTCTCTCCAGATGGATCCCTCTGTGCTTCTGGAGGCAAG GATGGCCAGGCCATGTTGTGGGACCTCAATGAAGGCAAGCACCTTTACACGCTAGATGGTGGGGACATCATCAATGCCCTGTGCTTCAGTCCCAACCGCTACTGGCTCTGTGCTGCTACGGGCCCTAGCATCAAGATCTGG GACTTGGAGGGCAAAATCATTGTAGATGAACTGAAGCAAGAAGTTATCAGTACCAGCAGCAAGGCAGAGCCGCCTCAATGTACCTCTCTGGCCTGGTCTGCTGATGGCCAG ACTCTGTTTGCTGGCTACACAGACAACCTGGTGCGAGTGTGGCAGGTGACCATTGGCACCCGCTAA
- the TRIM52 gene encoding E3 ubiquitin-protein ligase TRIM52 — protein MAGYAAAPNASQTLQEEAVCAVCLDYFKDPVSIGCGHNFCRGSVTQLWGKEDDKEVRDEEEGEWEEDGEAVGAIGGCGNSIREVLYQGNADEELCQDQEDDELWDGDGGVRDWDNVDYVWDQEEEEEDTDSYLGGVRHDLRTDVYPEEEILEEYDEDDQELYPDTHPPPPPAPARQFICPQCQKSFTRRSFRLNLQLANTVQIIRQMCPTPNRGSQGNDQGICSKHQEALKLFCEVDKEAVCVVCRESRSQKQHSVVPMEEVVHEYQEKKMEKLVKPCIPNAATTLRGN, from the exons ATGGCTGGCTATGCCGCTGCTCCCAACGCCTCGCAGACCCTTCAGGAGGAAGCGGTGTGTGCCGTCTGCCTGGATTACTTCAAGGATCCCGTATCCATCGGCTGCGGGCATAACTTCTGCCGAGGGAGTGTGACGCAGCTGTGGGGCAAGGAAGATGATAAGGAAGTCAGGGACGAAGAGGAAGGTGAATGGGAGGAGGACGGTGAGGCGGTGGGGGCCATCGGTGGATGTGGCAACTCCATTCGAGAGGTTTTATACCAGGGGAATGCTGACGAGGAGTTGTGCCAGGACCAAGAGGATGATGAACTCTGGGACGGTGACGGTGGCGTAAGGGATTGGGACAACGTGGATTATGTGTGGgaccaggaggaagaagaggaggataCGGACTCTTACCTGGGAGGCGTGAGACATGACCTGAGAACTGACGTCTACCCAGAAGAGGAGATATTGGAAGAATACGATGAGGACGACCAAGAGCTGTatcctgacactcacccgcctcCTCCCCCGGCCCCTGCACGGCAGTTCATCTGCCCCCAATGCCAAAAGAGCTTTACGCGTCGCAGCTTTCGTCTCAACTTGCAGCTGGCCAACACGGTCCAGATAATTCGCCAGATGTGCCCCACTCCTAATCGAGGGAGCCAGGGGAATGATCAGGGCATCTGCTCCAAACACCAAGAAGCTCTGAAACTATTCTGTGAGGTGGACAAAGAGGCCGTCTGTGTGGTGTGTCGAGAATCCAGGAGCCAAAAACAGCACAGCGTGGTGCCAATGGAGGAAGTGGTTCATGAGTACCAG gagaaaaaaatggagaaacttGTGAAACCTTGCATTCCGAATGCTGCCACAACTTTGAGAGGAAATTGA